The genomic interval ATGTGTGCAAAGCATGACCCATGCTGCCTCAGAACTGTGTACTTGCCATCCCTGTTGCTAGGAAACCGCCGTCCAAGTTCTGGCAGCCCCTCAAGTGGGGGCTTGACCAGGCAGGCACCAAGCAGGGTTGCTGAATGCAATGACTGCTGTGGTCTCTGAGGGTGTGGTGACCAATTATCTGCAGGCCTGGCCAGCTGGTGCCAACATGTATGCCTCTTCAACCTGGCCCACCTTCTCCATCCCCCTGACCAGCACTAAATTcctgccctgcccaggccctgctTTAAGTGGGGCCTGGGAAGCTTGTACAGGTATTTGAAGCAAGAGCCAGTGTTTGCCTTAGCATGACTCTCCTCAtctccctggcctccctcctccaGAGTCCCCATCCTTTCCCATGTTTTGGGTCTGGGGTGATAACTCCTGCCCCCAGGAGGCTGGTAAGCTAACTGAACCGTAGGCGCTGGGACAAGTCTGAGTTCATGCACTGAGCCCAGCCCCTTGGCCCTGCTGCTGACCTTACCATGACCTGGCTGGACGTGGGGGTAAACATGCCTGTGTGCCGGGCTGGGGAGACAGGGCCAGAGGCGTCCACTGCCCCCACTGCAAGGATCCTCTACTACATGTTTGTATTCAGGGCCTCAAGATGCTTTTACTAAAAAATGAGGCCAGAGCTTCTGGTCACAGGTTTATTGGATTCTGGATGTGTGATTTCTTGGCCATGAAGCAAGCAAAGGGCCCGGGTGGGGAGGGGTAAGAGGCCTGAGAGGAAGTCaggggagaaggaggcagaaatctgcccctctctccaggCCTAGGGACATGGCCAGGGTCTGGGTGCCACCCATTTCTGTCAGCGCATCACTCGGTTGCACGGGGATCTTTGGGTTCCTGGTCTCCATGGGTTACCAGGGAAGTGCAGACACCAGGGACCCTCCAGGTGGGGCCTTGCTCAAGCAGCAGGATGGAGAGTGTGTGGTGGGCTCAGAGCTGGGCCAGACCTCGGGGATCTGCGAGTGTGGAGTCCTGCCAGGGAGGCTCGGAGGCGCACAGCTGTGGTCCAGTGGTCTGCTCAGGAGTATCCACCATCTGCTTGGGTGGGGGCGGGACAGCCAGAGCTTGGCAGGCCTGGCTGGGGtctgcagggcagggaggggctgggggaggggcctggcccAAAACCAGAGCCAGAGTCACGGGCCAGCTACCAGGGGAGTGTCTGGGTGCGCACACCTTGTCGAATTTCTTATGGCTGTACACCTTGTTTTTGTTCATGAACGTCAGCAAGATCCAGTCACACAGGAAGGAGCCCTGGGCCAGCAAGACCCACGTGTGAAGGCCAGGGCAACAccctcccagccacccccacaAAGACCCCCATGCCCAGCATGTATTTCCTTACCACTCCAATGGAAGTCAGTGCTGTGGCCAGATTAATGATGGTGGGAATCAGGCTGAACTTCCCTGCCTTGGGAGGGGAGGCTGCCTTAGATGGTTGTGGGGTCAGGGGCACATGGGACTCAAGGGAGAATGTGGGAGATGGGACAAGCCAGCTCAGTTCTGGGCCTGCTGGAACCCAGGCTGCTTTACCTGTCCATGCACAATGACATCAATGCGGATCCCATAGGCCTTGATGAGTGTGCGGGTTGTGCTGTTGTTTGTCTTGTAATATTTGGCAAACCTGGAAAAGAACGACCCTGAGGAGCATGGTGGTGGGCGCCCACTCATCACCTGAGATGAGAAGCTGCAAgaccccaccagcccctggcccTGTTATGTTGGAGCTACTGCAGCAGGGCCAGTGAGGACCCTGCCCTCGCAGGGCTGTTACCTGAAGTTGTAGCCAGACGAGGCTGGGACGTGCTTGGGGTCGAGCCTTCGGAAGGAGTATTTGGGGTTGCATTTTGACGCCGGCAGGTCCAGGTCACAGTCCCAGTTGATGACGACTCCAATGACGCCACCCTGCCAAGAAGTGGGCACAGAGACGGGTGTTAGGGAAGGACCCTCAAGAGCCAGGGGGTCCTGCCCTGAGACTACTCAGATGGGGTGCTCATCTCTGGGTACCTGGGGCAACTCAGGGCTGAGCCAGGAGTGCTGGGGGAGTGTCCTCTGCTTCTGAAGCATGAGGGGACACCAGTGGCCAGCTGTGTGAGCAGGAGTCAATAATTCAGCAGGAGCCCTGCACACCCTGCACGATCGGGTTGGCCGATCATGTTTCTCTCCTCTGCCTGAACAGTGCCAAGGTTGGCAGACCCTTGGTCTACAAGTAGGAACCAGCACCTGGTCGGAGGGCTGCTTCACCCACTCCCCCTCTGCCGCCCCCTCACCGTATGTGCCAGCTCCGTGAAGTTCTCCCCTGCTTGCTCCACAATGAAGCCCAGCTTGAAGATGGGACAGTAGAGGTCAGAGACCTCATCGAATGTGCAGTGTTTCAGGTAGCCGTCCTTGCGGTGCTCTATGTTGCCCCTGAGGACAACAtcaggtgggggaggagcagaagctCTGTGCCCACACACCCCACATTCCCAGGAGGTAGCTCCCATCCCTAGCCCGTTGTCACCATACCCTAGTGGCTCTTACTTGGAGAACTGGAATTTAGGGTAGTGGATGCTGTTCTTGATGAGGATGGTGAAATTTGGGGCCATCTTGCCGAGAAATTGGCTGAGGAGGCACAGACTGGGTGTGTTTAGGGTTCccgccccagcccccctccccagcacaTCCCAGCTCTGGTCACTGAGGTAAGAAAGGAGCAAAATAGTCGTGCTGGGGTGTCCACTGGGTCCCAGGGAGGTGGGGTCACTGGGTGTGCACACCTGACAGAGGCCCCATCTTCCACTGGGCACCAGCCAGACACTTCGCAGGTCTTGGCTGAGCCTTGGTAGTAGGGTACACAGCGCCCGGTCCGCAGGCCTGTGGGCAGACGTGGGCTCAGGGGCTGAGGGGTgaggccctgccccaccccagggccAGCACGCACTAACCGTTTCCCAGCATGTCCAGCTGCCCCGACACACAGTCCTCGTCCACGTCACAGGTGGCGTTGCTGACCCTCACACTCTAGGGAGGAGCCCGCGTGGTCAGAAGCCCCACACCTCCTGGGCAGAGTCCCCTCCGTCCACCCCAGCGTGGCCCTCCTCCCAGCCTCACCTCTGGGCAGTTTCCGAGGGTCTGGGAGGCTGTGACCTCAATCCTGGTGATGATGCTGAACACGCTGCCTCCCTGGGCTCAGAAAGAGGGGATGGTCGGCCAAGGTGGGCCGCGCAGTCACCCCTCGCTCCTTCccaggggcgcgcggggcgcgcgAGCGCACCTCGGGGGGCTTCACGTACTCCTCCACATCCCACACTTTGTGCTCGGAGTAGGTGATGCCCTTGACCTTGGTGATGACGGAGCTCTCGGGGCCCGTCTCGCTGTCCTGGTAGCTCTTCTGCACGATGAACACGTACCTGCGGGACGGGCAGGGCCGCTCTGGAGGCGACCCGGGACCCTGCCCCGCCGGTCGCCGCTGCTccaggcccccggcccccggcccccggcccggcccccgcccagCCACACCCACCACACGAAGTAGAGCAGGATGAGCAGCTGTGCCGCGCGGTACACGACGCCCAGGCGCCGGTTCTTCACCACGATCACCTTGGGCGTCTCGTAGTCCCAGAGAGCCGACCAGCAGCCCCCGGCCAGGCGCCGGGCCGCGTCCGCCCCCGCCGGGGGCTTGGGCTCCGCGGCCGCCATGGCCCGGAACTCCGCCCGGGGCAGGAGGCGGCGCGCACCCTGCGGGCTAGGGGCGCGGGCAGGGGAGCCCCGCGGCACCGCCCCGGGGCGTGGCCTGGcgcgccccgccccacccccccgccgGGGTCCACTCAGGGCTCGGCGTGCGCGGGGGCGTACCTGGCAGGTGCCGGCCCGGGAGGCCCGGAGCGCGCGGAGCCGAGCGGGCCGGAGCGGGGGAAGCGCGCCCCGAGAGCGCCCCGGAGGGCCTCCTGGAGATGTGGGAGGACGTCCCCAGCGGCGTCTGAGCGCCAAGGGCGGCCCGTGCACACACTTCCCGGCTTATCGACCTTCGACACGCTTAAGACATCGAGTTAGTCTAAGGTCTACGAGGGGATTTCCGAAGGCCAGTTCTTGATTCCTGCCCGCCTTCACGTCCCGGGGATTGCCGCAACCCTGGGGCTCTTTCCTGGCCCAAACAACCCTTTGCTTGATCTCCGGACATGCTCAGAGCTACTCGGTTCAAGCCCCTGCTCCGCCCGAGCGTCCGACCCTCGCGTGTACCCAGTTGGCTATGGCTCCCAACTCTGCTTTTAGCCACTTCCAGTCCATGTGTTTTCTTTGCaaccaaagttgttttttttattaatccTTGTTATATATTCACcccatttcattattttggagcaaatcccagacatcataGTATTTCACAAAATGACAAATTTCTTACTTTATTTAGGTGAAATTTACTTAGCCTCTAAGTAACTGTCTTAACGAACAATTGTTTAATGGACAATTaaacactgttgtgcaaccatcgttatctacttctaaaatatttatatctgggcagccccggtggcgcagcggtttagcgccgcctgcagcccagggtgtgatcctggagacccggggacgagtcccacatcaggctccttgcatggagcctgcttctccctctgcctgtgtctctgcctctctctctcataaataaataaataaataaataaataaataaataaataaataaataaataaatcttttaaaaaaataaaatatttatatcattcGCAAATAAACTCCCtgtttccccct from Canis aureus isolate CA01 chromosome 27, VMU_Caureus_v.1.0, whole genome shotgun sequence carries:
- the P2RX2 gene encoding P2X purinoceptor 2 isoform X6: MAAAEPKPPAGADAARRLAGGCWSALWDYETPKVIVVKNRRLGVVYRAAQLLILLYFVWYVFIVQKSYQDSETGPESSVITKVKGITYSEHKVWDVEEYVKPPEGGSVFSIITRIEVTASQTLGNCPESVRVSNATCDVDEDCVSGQLDMLGNGLRTGRCVPYYQGSAKTCEVSGWCPVEDGASVSQFLGKMAPNFTILIKNSIHYPKFQFSKASAPPPPDVVLRGNIEHRKDGYLKHCTFDEVSDLYCPIFKLGFIVEQAGENFTELAHTGGVIGVVINWDCDLDLPASKCNPKYSFRRLDPKHVPASSGYNFRFAKYYKTNNSTTRTLIKAYGIRIDVIVHGQMVDTPEQTTGPQLCASEPPWQDSTLADPRGLAQL
- the P2RX2 gene encoding P2X purinoceptor 2 isoform X3; this translates as MAAAEPKPPAGADAARRLAGGCWSALWDYETPKVIVVKNRRLGVVYRAAQLLILLYFVWYVFIVQKSYQDSETGPESSVITKVKGITYSEHKVWDVEEYVKPPEGGSVFSIITRIEVTASQTLGNCPESVRVSNATCDVDEDCVSGQLDMLGNGLRTGRCVPYYQGSAKTCEVSGWCPVEDGASVSQFLGKMAPNFTILIKNSIHYPKFQFSKASAPPPPDVVLRGNIEHRKDGYLKHCTFDEVSDLYCPIFKLGFIVEQAGENFTELAHTGGVIGVVINWDCDLDLPASKCNPKYSFRRLDPKHVPASSGYNFRFAKYYKTNNSTTRTLIKAYGIRIDVIVHGQAGKFSLIPTIINLATALTSIGVGSFLCDWILLTFMNKNKVYSHKKFDKMVDTPEQTTGPQLCASEPPWQDSTLADPRGLAQL
- the P2RX2 gene encoding P2X purinoceptor 2 isoform X1, whose translation is MAAAEPKPPAGADAARRLAGGCWSALWDYETPKVIVVKNRRLGVVYRAAQLLILLYFVWYVFIVQKSYQDSETGPESSVITKVKGITYSEHKVWDVEEYVKPPEGGSVFSIITRIEVTASQTLGNCPESVRVSNATCDVDEDCVSGQLDMLGNGLRTGRCVPYYQGSAKTCEVSGWCPVEDGASVSQFLGKMAPNFTILIKNSIHYPKFQFSKASAPPPPDVVLRGNIEHRKDGYLKHCTFDEVSDLYCPIFKLGFIVEQAGENFTELAHTGGVIGVVINWDCDLDLPASKCNPKYSFRRLDPKHVPASSGYNFRFAKYYKTNNSTTRTLIKAYGIRIDVIVHGQAGKFSLIPTIINLATALTSIGVGSFLCDWILLTFMNKNKVYSHKKFDKVCAPRHSPGSWPVTLALVLGQAPPPAPPCPADPSQACQALAVPPPPKQMVDTPEQTTGPQLCASEPPWQDSTLADPRGLAQL
- the P2RX2 gene encoding P2X purinoceptor 2 isoform X5 — encoded protein: MAAAEPKPPAGADAARRLAGGCWSALWDYETPKVIVVKNRRLGVVYRAAQLLILLYFVWYVFIVQKSYQDSETGPESSVITKVKGITYSEHKVWDVEEYVKPPEGGSVFSIITRIEVTASQTLGNCPESVRVSNATCDVDEDCVSGQLDMLGNGLRTGRCVPYYQGSAKTCEVSGWCPVEDGASVSQFLGKMAPNFTILIKNSIHYPKFQFSKASAPPPPDVVLRGNIEHRKDGYLKHCTFDEVSDLYCPIFKLGFIVEQAGENFTELAHTGGVIGVVINWDCDLDLPASKCNPKYSFRRLDPKHVPASSGYNFRFAKYYKTNNSTTRTLIKAYGIRIDVIVHGQAGKFSLIPTIINLATALTSIGVMVDTPEQTTGPQLCASEPPWQDSTLADPRGLAQL
- the P2RX2 gene encoding P2X purinoceptor 2 isoform X4, whose amino-acid sequence is MAAAEPKPPAGADAARRLAGGCWSALWDYETPKVIVVKNRRLGVVYRAAQLLILLYFVWYVFIVQKSYQDSETGPESSVITKVKGITYSEHKVWDVEEYVKPPEGGSVFSIITRIEVTASQTLGNCPESVRVSNATCDVDEDCVSGQLDMLGNGLRTGRCVPYYQGSAKTCEVSGWCPVEDGASVSQFLGKMAPNFTILIKNSIHYPKFQFSKGNIEHRKDGYLKHCTFDEVSDLYCPIFKLGFIVEQAGENFTELAHTGGVIGVVINWDCDLDLPASKCNPKYSFRRLDPKHVPASSGYNFRFAKYYKTNNSTTRTLIKAYGIRIDVIVHGQAGKFSLIPTIINLATALTSIGVGSFLCDWILLTFMNKNKVYSHKKFDKMVDTPEQTTGPQLCASEPPWQDSTLADPRGLAQL
- the P2RX2 gene encoding P2X purinoceptor 2 isoform X2, whose product is MAAAEPKPPAGADAARRLAGGCWSALWDYETPKVIVVKNRRLGVVYRAAQLLILLYFVWYVFIVQKSYQDSETGPESSVITKVKGITYSEHKVWDVEEYVKPPEGGSVFSIITRIEVTASQTLGNCPESVRVSNATCDVDEDCVSGQLDMLGNGLRTGRCVPYYQGSAKTCEVSGWCPVEDGASVSQFLGKMAPNFTILIKNSIHYPKFQFSKGNIEHRKDGYLKHCTFDEVSDLYCPIFKLGFIVEQAGENFTELAHTGGVIGVVINWDCDLDLPASKCNPKYSFRRLDPKHVPASSGYNFRFAKYYKTNNSTTRTLIKAYGIRIDVIVHGQAGKFSLIPTIINLATALTSIGVGSFLCDWILLTFMNKNKVYSHKKFDKVCAPRHSPGSWPVTLALVLGQAPPPAPPCPADPSQACQALAVPPPPKQMVDTPEQTTGPQLCASEPPWQDSTLADPRGLAQL
- the P2RX2 gene encoding P2X purinoceptor 2 isoform X7, encoding MAAAEPKPPAGADAARRLAGGCWSALWDYETPKVIVVKNRRLGVVYRAAQLLILLYFVWYVFIVQKSYQDSETGPESSVITKVKGITYSEHKVWDVEEYVKPPEGGSVFSIITRIEVTASQTLGNCPESVRVSNATCDVDEDCVSGQLDMLGNGLRTGRCVPYYQGSAKTCEVSGWCPVEDGASVSQFLGKMAPNFTILIKNSIHYPKFQFSKASAPPPPDVVLRGNIEHRKDGYLKHCTFDEVSDLYCPIFKLGFIVEQAGENFTELAHTGGVIGVVINWDCDLDLPASKCNPKYSFRRLDPKHVPASSGYNFRFAKYYKTNNSTTRTLIKAYGIRIDVIVHGQSHLVKNEAWSWSSGVDETTAEADAQQSSWGH
- the P2RX2 gene encoding P2X purinoceptor 2 isoform X8 — its product is MAAAEPKPPAGADAARRLAGGCWSALWDYETPKVIVVKNRRLGVVYRAAQLLILLYFVWYVFIVQKSYQDSETGPESSVITKVKGITYSEHKVWDVEEYVKPPEGGSVFSIITRIEVTASQTLGNCPESVRVSNATCDVDEDCVSGQLDMLGNGLRTGRCVPYYQGSAKTCEVSGWCPVEDGASVSQFLGKMAPNFTILIKNSIHYPKFQFSKASAPPPPDVVLRGNIEHRKDGYLKHCTFDEVSDLYCPIFKLGFIVEQAGENFTELAHTGGVIGVVINWDCDLDLPASKCNPKYSFRRLDPKHVPASSGYNFRFAKYYKTNNSTTRTLIKAYGIRIDVIVHGQTQIPQS